The proteins below are encoded in one region of Vibrio sp. ED004:
- the hflK gene encoding FtsH protease activity modulator HflK gives MAWNEPGNNNNGDNNGRDNDPWGNKNNRGGRDQGPPDLDEVFSKLSQKLGGKFGKKGGNGNGPSIGGGGAIGFGVIAVIAIAVWFFAGFYTVGEAERAVVLRLGQFDRIEEPGLNWHPRFIDEISDEQLVNVQAIRSLRASGTMLTKDENVVTVEMGVQYRVSDPYKYLYRVTNADDSLRQATDSALRAVIGDSLMDSILTSGRQQIRQSTQETLNRIIDSYDMGILIVDVNFQSARPPEQVKDAFDDAIAAREDEERFEREAEAYRNDILPKATGRAERLKKEAVGYSERTVNGALGQVAQFEKLLPEYQAAPEVTRNRMYLDTMEKVYSSTSKVLIDSESSGNLLYLPIDKLGAQGGSQSGTRPAKASSTYDQIELETQADPKPSTQTRSDSSRQGRY, from the coding sequence ATGGCGTGGAATGAGCCTGGAAATAACAACAACGGCGATAATAACGGCCGCGATAATGACCCTTGGGGTAATAAAAATAATCGCGGCGGCCGAGATCAAGGACCGCCAGATCTAGACGAAGTTTTTAGCAAACTAAGTCAAAAGTTAGGTGGCAAGTTTGGTAAAAAAGGTGGCAACGGTAACGGACCATCTATCGGTGGTGGCGGTGCAATTGGCTTTGGTGTCATTGCCGTTATCGCGATTGCTGTCTGGTTCTTCGCGGGTTTCTACACCGTTGGCGAAGCAGAAAGAGCAGTAGTACTTCGACTGGGTCAGTTCGACCGTATCGAAGAACCTGGTCTTAACTGGCACCCACGCTTCATCGATGAAATCAGTGATGAGCAGCTAGTAAACGTTCAAGCGATTCGTTCTCTACGTGCGTCAGGCACCATGCTGACTAAAGACGAAAACGTTGTGACCGTTGAAATGGGTGTTCAATACCGTGTTTCTGACCCATACAAGTACTTGTATCGTGTAACGAATGCGGACGACAGTTTACGCCAAGCGACAGATTCTGCGCTTCGTGCAGTAATTGGTGACTCACTAATGGATAGTATCCTGACAAGTGGTCGTCAACAGATTCGTCAAAGCACTCAAGAAACGCTAAACCGTATTATCGATAGCTACGATATGGGTATTCTTATTGTTGACGTGAATTTCCAGTCAGCACGTCCACCTGAGCAAGTTAAAGATGCATTTGATGATGCAATCGCGGCTCGTGAGGATGAAGAGCGTTTCGAACGTGAAGCTGAAGCATACCGAAATGACATTCTTCCAAAAGCAACAGGTCGTGCTGAGCGTTTGAAGAAAGAAGCGGTGGGTTACTCAGAGCGCACAGTTAATGGTGCTCTAGGTCAAGTTGCTCAATTCGAGAAACTGCTACCTGAATACCAAGCAGCTCCTGAAGTAACACGTAACCGTATGTACCTTGATACAATGGAAAAAGTGTACTCAAGCACATCGAAAGTCCTGATTGATTCTGAATCAAGCGGTAACTTGCTATACCTACCAATTGATAAGCTAGGCGCACAAGGTGGTTCTCAGTCGGGCACTCGCCCTGCAAAAGCATCATCAACTTACGATCAAATTGAGTTAGAAACTCAAGCGGATCCTAAGCCTAGCACTCAAACTCGTTCAGACAGTTCACGCCAAGGGAGATACTAA
- the hflC gene encoding protease modulator HflC — protein MRKLMIPVLVVTIALLLMSLFVIQEGERGMVIRFGRVLDDNGVSRIYEPGLHFKLPMFDRVKVLDARIQTMDGRSDRFVTSEKKDVLIDTYAKWRIADFGRFYLSTGGGNIMTAEALLERKVTDVLRSEIGSREIKQIVSGPRNKDILPDSADSEVVTTVAAAEALEVDGERDKIMENVLSGTSESAMADLGVEVVDFRMKKINLPDEISESIYRRMRAERESVARRHRSQGREKAEVIRAQAELEVATVLAEADRTARVTRGDADAEAAKIYSDAYNKDPEFFGFMRSLQAYETSFSDKSDILVLDPKTDFFQYMNQASGVQAK, from the coding sequence ATGCGTAAATTAATGATCCCTGTATTAGTTGTGACAATTGCCCTTCTGTTGATGTCACTGTTTGTGATTCAAGAAGGTGAGCGTGGCATGGTAATTCGTTTTGGTCGAGTTCTCGATGACAACGGCGTATCACGAATCTATGAACCAGGCCTGCACTTTAAACTGCCAATGTTTGATCGCGTAAAAGTACTTGATGCTCGTATTCAAACGATGGATGGTCGCTCTGACCGTTTCGTAACATCAGAGAAAAAAGACGTTCTAATTGATACCTACGCAAAATGGCGTATTGCTGATTTTGGACGTTTTTATCTGAGTACCGGTGGCGGTAATATCATGACGGCAGAAGCACTTCTTGAGCGTAAAGTGACAGATGTTCTTCGTTCTGAGATTGGTTCTCGTGAAATTAAGCAGATCGTATCAGGCCCTCGTAATAAGGACATCCTGCCAGATTCTGCTGATAGCGAAGTTGTTACAACGGTAGCGGCTGCAGAAGCTCTAGAAGTTGATGGCGAACGCGATAAGATCATGGAAAACGTTCTATCTGGAACGTCAGAAAGTGCGATGGCTGATTTAGGTGTTGAAGTTGTTGATTTCCGAATGAAGAAGATTAACCTTCCTGACGAAATCAGTGAATCTATCTACCGCCGTATGCGTGCAGAACGTGAATCGGTTGCTCGTAGACACCGTTCTCAAGGTCGTGAGAAAGCAGAAGTTATCCGTGCTCAAGCTGAGCTAGAAGTAGCGACTGTTCTTGCTGAAGCTGACCGTACTGCTCGAGTGACTCGTGGTGATGCTGACGCAGAAGCTGCGAAGATCTACTCTGACGCGTACAACAAAGACCCTGAGTTCTTTGGCTTCATGCGTTCACTGCAAGCTTATGAGACATCATTTAGCGATAAGAGCGACATTCTAGTACTGGATCCGAAGACAGACTTCTTCCAATACATGAATCAAGCAAGCGGTGTTCAAGCAAAATAA